The Ranitomeya variabilis isolate aRanVar5 chromosome 7, aRanVar5.hap1, whole genome shotgun sequence genome includes a window with the following:
- the LOC143785129 gene encoding up-regulator of cell proliferation-like: MDTEGEDGFFFEGSDRPEKTNKSVNEGNPLDAVARAWDPSNHQQVDVTLEMISDILMPYLPGFTLDSKAETFKKKVKEFNMEKFQLSKLSLMDVLKVGQEDLRRIIPQRIEEVPWCFLQKLMALNSSARNTRLNQSLDTRLGSQQDDDMDFLDDMNNSSSVHPLDVLCILLHCSDSFLQQELVTKMSMCQFALPLLLPTADGSGNTFMLWSMREIVKRWRPQSMIDSKGCREDNLVNIPLPVFSFVRLGQCNLSKSRILNGVLSSAHRHHDFFVHQNMDGANILREVSDGILEIAWFFPGGQENLDIFSDPIAVTNLRGDIESNWEQFSFLTKVSTAVFIFIENIDETQYRLLANVEETNTNYFIIIAPQSRCITGETQTFVKMLYPILKINRKHVFVKNICVNDAELVKKLQSIIADVIKSCTYYITLEEMSHIAEDLGIPVDESSEEHQNTRKLTLDITKNIKDVVRYKNETMRLQGDLCRQLAKTEKEMCRMKGLGNSNAEDYKIKLTKKCSDLHKQQRELGLAEEIVRFITAIKDLTRVEKRYFLKWMKLNLDCISRKHMSSIQAEYKQHRYNSSANADKLKDVDQILLNSSLGIEHFIREVGQIYEAQCSVANNCIGHETALNQIPGTAADLLLDGFPLELIDGDASNIPLQWITDVLTELDKKTGGQCRMRVITVLGVQSTGKSTLLNTMFGLQFPVASGRCTRGAFMNLIKVKKNFKEELGCDFLMVIDTEGLKAPELTSLDDSFEHDNELATLVTGLSDITIVNTAMENTVEMKDILQIVVHAFLRMKEVGKKPNCQFVHQNVSDVSAHDKNMRDRQKLLEQLDEMTRIASRMEENDNVTKFSDVMEYDPEEHSWYVPGLWHGVPPMASVNTGYSESIFELKKHLFETLKKQQLSRKSQRITDFIKWLKSLWNAVKYEHFIFSFRNSLVAEAYNQLAMKYSELEWKFHKTMYKWMIETENEISNQSGSELDTEIWTRIKDDMQQTLQAEERDMLGDLEKHFDSGNKYAHLVERYKEDFLKSVLTLRNEMEENLKIKCEEAIRIQRGKHEIQFVQNSYLKIIEEKAAGLLDNYKNIKCQLSNEELESEFENIWNKTLPGLQMSSLKKHDVSREMVEQLRKDMRHKAGYINKKLNEIQSVDDHGQDGLSLDKKYVQPRYYESMPEESLTEYWEKVNDLVASLKDQCCRHVAEQVNTMKDYHQTYSQELLNTITERLNQDDIKALHLTALFELDLKLQLLGQAAPLFQEKHDVFFQENNTRLCLDSLKPQYFAMFKNVYQEKDESQLRAQRFCEACLKPSITDYVYKNLGGEIVNDILTSGDSIQYSSRTFFQYTLLKELLENSDFTQYIKYNNHYETFVKTWIIKYIIDKYKESTSLETIKSNILVSIMRKIRQVLRDPKVRESSSLSQCLKTFCSMLKKDLVIAQNEMKVVIFQNNASPVQFSADIEMFLLGVEIQITTEMKHFTINHILSKASVKPQEELFKKVFGCGKQCPFCKVPCEAGAVNHKEHFASVHRPQGLGTYRCKESQVLSHSICSTDVVGNATFINSDTEWKPCLFKEYRKLYPDWSIQPDTTIGASDYWKFVFNMYNKKFSDYYNAKPAELPEEWSQITQEQALQNLKESFNMR, from the exons ATGGACACAGAGGGAGAGGACGGTTTTTTTTTCGAGGGGTCAGACAGACCAGAAAAGACAAATAAATCTGTGAATGAAGGCAATCCCTTAGACGCAGTCGCACGAGCATGGGATCCATCCAACCATCAGCAGGTGGACGTGACCCTGGAGATGATATCTGACATCctgatgccgtacctgcccgggttCACATTGGACT CAAAAGCAGAAACATTCAAGAAAAAAGTGAAGGAATTTAATATGGAAAAGTTCCAATTGTCGAAGCTCAGTCTCATGGACGTCTTGAAGGTCGGACAGGAAGATCTAAGAAGGATCATTCCTCAGAGAATTGAAGAAGTCCCTTGGTGTTTTCTGCAAAAACTTATGGCTTTGAACAGCAGCGCAAGAAATACAAGACTGAACCAATCCCTGGATACAAGACTTGGCTCGCAGCAGGATGACGATATGGATTTCTTGGACGATATGAACAATTCGAGCTCCGTCCATCCGCTGGATGTTCTGTGCATCCTCCTACATTGCTCCGACAGCTTCCTGCAGCAAGAACTTGTCACCAAAATGTCCATGTGCCAGTTTGCGCTCCCTCTTCTTCTTCCCACTGCAGATGGTTCAGGTAACACTTTCATGTTGTGGTCAATGAGAGAGATTGTGAAACGATGGAGACCTCAATCCATGATTGATAGTAAAGGATGCCGAGAAGACAACTTGGTGAACATCCCTTTGCCAGTCTTCTCTTTTGTCAGGTTGGGACAATGCAATTTGTCCAAATCGAGAATTTTAAATGGTGTTCTAAGTTCGGCTCATAGACATCACGATTTCTTTGTCCACCAGAACATGGATGGTGCCAATATTTTACGGGAAGTATCAGATGGAATTTTGGAGATTGCTTGGTTCTTTCCTGGTGGGCAAGAAAACTTGGACATATTCTCAGATCCAATTGCAGTGACCAACCTCCGCGGTGACATTGAGTCCAACTGGGAACAGTTTAGCTTTCTAACCAAGGTGTCTACCGCAGTTTTCATTTTTATAGAGAATATCGATGAGACACAGTACCGACTGCTAGCAAACGTGGAGGAAACAAACACAAACTATTTCATTATCATCGCTCCACAATCTCGATGCATAACTGGGGAGACACAAACATTTGTAAAGATGTTGTACCCTATACTTAAAATCAACAGGAAACATGTCTTTGTGAAGAATATTTGCGTAAATGATGCAGAACTGGTGAAAAAATTACAGTCAATTATTGCCGATGTTATCAAGTCTTGCACGTACTATATAACTCTGGAGGAAATGTCTCATATTGCAGAAGATCTAGGGATACCTGTGGACGAAAGCTCGGAGGAGCATCAGAACACCAGGAAGCTCACTCTGGACATTACAAAGAACATTAAGGATGTGGTCCGATATAAAAATGAAACCATGAGATTACAAGGTGATCTGTGCCGACAGCTGGCAAAAACTGAAAAGGAGATGTGTAGGATGAAAGGGCTGGGCAACAGCAATGCCGAGGACTACAAAATAAAACTGACCAAGAAATGTTCTGATCTACACAAGCAACAAAGAGAACTTGGTCTTGCGGAAGAGATAGTCAGGTTCATCACAGCAATCAAGGACTTAACCAGAGTTGAGAAACGCTACTTTCTGAAGTGGATGAAGCTTAATCTTGACTGCATCTCTCGGAAGCACATGAGCTCCATACAAGCAGAGTACAAGCAGCACCGCTATAACTCCAGTGCCAACGCAGACAAGCTGAAAGACGTGGATCAGATATTGCTAAACAGTTCCCTAGGGATAGAACATTTTATCAGGGAGGTGGGACAGATTTATGAGGCCCAGTGTTCTGTGGCAAACAACTGTATTGGGCATGAGACAGCATTGAATCAAATTCCAGGAACTGCCGCTGATCTCCTGTTGGATGGGTTCCCATTGGAGCTGATTGATGGAGATGCCTCCAACATTCCCTTACAGTGGATAACTGATGTCCTGACTGAGCTGGATAAGAAGACTGGAGGACAATGCAGGATGAGGGTGATAACTGTGCTGGGAGTGCAGAGTACTGGGAAGTCCACCCTCCTGAACACCATGTTTGGTCTACAGTTCCCTGTGGCCAGTGGTCGATGCACACGAGGAGCCTTCATGAATCTGATTAAAGTGAAGAAGAACTTCAAGGAAGAACTAGGCTGTGACTTCCTTATGGTGATTGACACTGAAGGGCTGAAAGCTCCAGAACTGACTTCTCTCGATGACAGTTTTGAACACGACAATGAATTAGCCACATTAGTCACTGGGTTAAGTGACATCACCATAGTCAATACAGCCATGGAAAATACAGTGGAAATGAAAGATATCCTACAGATTGTGGTCCATGCATTTCTAAGGATGAAAGAAGTTGGCAAGAAACCCAACTGTCAGTTTGTCCATCAGAACGTGAGTGATGTGTCCGCACATGACAAGAATATGAGAGATAGGCAGAAACTTCTGGAACAATTAGATGAAATGACAAGAATAGCTTCAAGAATGGAAGAAAACGATAATGTGACAAAGTTCTCTGATGTCATGGAATATGATCCCGAGGAACACAGCTGGTATGTTCCTGGACTTTGGCACGGAGTTCCACCAATGGCTTCGGTCAACACCGGGTACAGCGAGAGCATTTTTGAACTGAAAAAACATCTTTTTGAAACATTGAAAAAACAGCAACTATCAAGAAAATCTCAGAGGATAACAGATTTCATAAAATGGCTAAAAAGTTTGTGGAATGCTGTAAAATATGAACATTTTATCTTCAGCTTCAGAAACAGCCTGGTGGCCGAGGCGTATAACCAACTTGCGATGAAATATTCAGAGCTGGAGTGGAAATTCCATAAAACAATGTACAAGTGGATGATCGAGACAGAGAATGAGATATCAAACCAATCTGGTTCAGAATTGGATACTGAAATATGGACCAGAATCAAGGATGACATGCAACAAACGCTACAGGCAGAAGAAAGGGATATGCTAGGAGACCTGGAGAAGCACTTTGATAGTGGCAACAAGTACGCACACTTGGTAGAAAGGTATAAAGAAGACTTTCTTAAAAGTGTGTTGACTCTCAGAAATGAAATGGAAGAGAATTTAAAGATTAAATGTGAAGAAGCGATCCGCATACAGAGAGGAAAGCATGAGATACAGTTCGTTCAGAACAGCTACTTGAAGATCATCGAAGAGAAAGCTGCCGGCCTCCTGGATAACTACAAGAATATCAAATGTCAACTGAGCAATGAAGAACTCGAGTCTGAGTTTGAAAACATTTGGAATAAAACCTTACCAGGATTACAGATGAGCAGCTTAAAGAAACACGATGTCAGTCGAGAGATGGTAGAACAGTTGAGGAAGGACATGAGACACAAAGCTGGATATATCAACAAGAAGCTCAACGAGATACAAAGTGTGGATGAccatgggcaagatgggctgagtctGGATAAGAAATATGTTCAACCCAGGTACTATGAAAGCATGCCAGAAGAATCTCTTACAGAATACTGGGAAAAAGTAAATGACCTTGTGGCCTCCTTAAAAGATCAGTGCTGTAGGCATGTAGCCGAGCAAGTGAACACAATGAAGGATTACCACCAGACCTACAGCCAGGAGCTTCTAAACACCATAACCGAAAGACTAAACCAAGACGATATTAAAGCCCTCCACCTCACTGCATTATTTGAGTTGGACCTGAAGCTTCAACTCTTGGGTCAAGCTGCCCCGTTATTCCAGGAAAAACATGATGTTTTCTTCCAAGAGAACAACACAAGGTTATGTCTTGATAGCCTGAAACCTCAATACTTTGCCATGTTTAAAAATGTTTACCAAGAAAAGGATGAGTCTCAGCTCAGAGCGCAGCGGTTCTGTGAGGCTTGTCTGAAGCCTTCTATCACAGACTACGTGTATAAAAACTTGGGTGGAGAAATCGTGAATGATATATTAACGAGTGGCGACTCCATCCAGTACAGCAGCAGAACCTTCTTCCAGTACACGCTGCTCAAGGAGCTCCTAGAAAACTCAGATTTCACTCAGTACATAAAGTACAACAATCATTACGAGACTTTTGTGAAGACTTGGATAATAAAATACATCATTGACAAGTATAAGGAGTCCACCTCTCTGGAAACCATAAAATCAAACATCTTGGTTTCCATCATGAGGAAGATAAGACAAGTTCTTAGAGACCCAAAGGTGAGGGAGAGTTCTAGCTTGTCGCAATGTTTGAAGACTTTTTGTTCGATGCTGAAGAAGGACTTGGTCATAGCACAGAATGAGATGAAGGTCGTCATATTTCAGAATAATGCCAGTCCCGTGCAGTTCTCAGCAGACATTGAAATGTTTCTTCTGGGAGTGGAAATACAAATTACTACAGAAATGAAACATTTTACAATCAATCACATCCTCTCTAAGGCATCGGTGAAGCCTCAGGAGGAGTTGTTCAAGAAGGTGTTTGGATGTGGGAAGCAGTGTCCATTCTGTAAGGTCCCCTGTGAGGCTGGAGCGGTCAACCACAAGGAGCATTTCGCCTCCGTTCACCGACCACAAGGGTTAGGAACATACAGGTGCAAGGAGTCTCAAGTGCTGTCCCATTCCATATGCTCCACCGATGTTGTCGGTAACGCGACCTTTATAAACTCAGACACGGAGTGGAAGCCTTGTCTCTTCAAAGAATACCGCAAGCTTTACCCAGACTGGAGCATACAGCCCGACACCACCATCGGGGCTTCAGATTATTGGAAATTTGTCTTTAATATGTATAATAAAAAGTTTTCAGATTATTATAATGCTAAGCCGGCCGAGCTGCCTGAAGAATGGTCTCAGATCACTCAAGAGCAGGCGCTCCAGAACCTGAAAGAATCCTTCAACATGAGATGA
- the LOC143785128 gene encoding vitamin K epoxide reductase complex subunit 1-like protein 1: MAASVQQVPGWERAARLLLCALGIALSVYAYHVETSRENDAEYRALCDINPSISCSKVFTSRWGRGFGLVEHVLGAQSLLNQPNSVFGVLFYALQIVLGFSGLAAAAVTLLVTSLVSIAGSLYLAYILFYILEDFCVICITTYVINFILLLLNVKRLQWLTASTPPKKRKKNKKKKN, translated from the exons ATGGCGGCTTCTGTGCAGCAGGTCCCCGGCTGGGAGCGGGCGGCGCGGCTCCTGCTCTGCGCTCTGGGCATCGCCCTGTCGGTGTACGCCTATCATGTGGAGACCTCCCGGGAGAACGACGCCGAGTACCGGGCGCTGTGCGACATTAACCCGTCCAtcagctgctccaaggtgttcaccTCCAG GTGGGGCCGAGGCTTCGGGCTGGTGGAGCACGTCCTGGGGGCGCAGAGTCTCCTGAATCAGCCCAACAGCGTATTCGGGGTCCTGTTCTACGCGCTGCAGATTGTGCTGG GGTTTTCGGGGCTGGCTGCGGCCGCGGTGACGCTGCTGGTGACCTCGCTAGTGTCCATCGCTGGCTCGCTATACCTCGCTTACATCCTCTTCTACATCTTGGAGgatttctgtgtcatctgcatcaCCACCTACGTGATAAACTTCATCCTCTTGCTCCTCAACGTCAAGAGGCTGCAGTGGCTGACAGCGAGCACACCgccaaagaagaggaagaagaacaaGAAGAAGAAAAACTGA